The DNA segment ATCACCCCCACGGTCGGGATGGTGCTGTGCCGCCAGTTTGCGATAGGCTTTGGTCAGCTGCGCTGCGCTTGCGGTAGCATCCAGCTGCAAACAGCTTAGCGCTTCCTGCCGCCGATCCAGCCCCTGGTAGCGGCGCCAGAAACTGCGCAATAGCTCCGCTACCGAGTCGGCATCGGCCTGCTCGAAATTATTCCAATCCAGGTAATACTCTCTCACTTTTTGTTCGGCCGCATTATCTATCAGCTCGGCCTTTCCGGTTACGGCTTGTTCTGGCTCCAGCACAATCTCCAGGGCCGAGATCCGCAGGTGATAGGCTTCATGTCGTAACGATTGTTGCAGTTGATAGAGCGCATTCATCAACAGAAAATGCTTGCGGAATAGTAGAAGGTTACTGTCTGCTTCTGCTGGCAGGTCACTGAATTCTTGCTCCAGGGCACGCATCAGTTGATGCTCGGAAATGGCTTCCTGATGCCTCCGAAGCTGTTCGAGCACAGCGATGCACAGGGGGTTGTCAAACTCCGGAGGCGCGTGATGACTGGAAGAGGGGTTAGAGGACACTGACAATACCGAGCAGGATGAACAAGTCCCAGTGTAGAGCAAGCTCTCTGCAATGCGAAGTGGCTATTGGGCCCTCTGGCAGATTGGCCTTGGTCTTCTGGAATTATTCTTCGGGTAACAAATCCAGCCCTAAAATACGGAGCACTTCAGCCTGCGTGCAGCCGTTAGCCGTAGGCGGGACGTCCCCTGTACAGGCCGCGAAACTCTTTACCGGCCTGCCGGCGTGGATAGCGCTTGCCCAGGTATTCAATCTCTTCTGGGTGACCTGGCACTACCAGTTGGGATTCGGGTTGGGCTGGCGCTGAAGTAATACCTGCCAGCAGTTCATCACGCTGCTCTTTATCGGCCAACGAAACCAGATCGATAAAGGCCGAGT comes from the Aestuariirhabdus haliotis genome and includes:
- a CDS encoding DNA-J related domain-containing protein gives rise to the protein MSSNPSSSHHAPPEFDNPLCIAVLEQLRRHQEAISEHQLMRALEQEFSDLPAEADSNLLLFRKHFLLMNALYQLQQSLRHEAYHLRISALEIVLEPEQAVTGKAELIDNAAEQKVREYYLDWNNFEQADADSVAELLRSFWRRYQGLDRRQEALSCLQLDATASAAQLTKAYRKLAAQHHPDRGGDAKRFVEIREAYELLRHVLP